Genomic window (Rosa chinensis cultivar Old Blush chromosome 6, RchiOBHm-V2, whole genome shotgun sequence):
CAAAAGATAGACTAGAGGCTGCAGTTGGTGTCAGCAGTGGTCGATTGATCGCAGTTGTCGGAGCTTCAGGTTCAACTGATGGAGATTCTGCTTCAGATTGTGGTGCAGGACCTGTTGCTACTGCTTTAGAAGCTGCTACGCGACCAAAATATGAATTAGTGCACAATTTCTTGGGAAGCATTGGTGGACAATTTTGAGTGAAGCTAGTTTCAAATAATCAATTGGTGAATTACCTCTTGGACTTAAAGGAGAATCAGCAGCTGTGGGGGAAATAGTTGGTCCTAGTAAGGAAGGACCTGCAAGTTCAAAGTATTTTAATAAAACATTAATTAATTGGTTACAACTTATATATGAGTATGTTCAAGCCTTACTAAAAGAATTACAAGAACTGAAGAATACCTGGGGCAGCTAAAGGAGTAGCAGAAGCTGCAAAATAACAACAAATGCAATATAAATAAAGTTAGCATAATTTCGGGTACAAACCGAATTGGCACCTAAAGAAGAACTcttaagaaaaattcaaaattgcgAGTCTCTCATTTACCTTTGCATTGTAGTGGCACACTCCCCATTTTACATGCTTtaggaagagagagagcaagGGTTCTGTTAATGGGCAGTTGGATTGGAACATTGGCGGTTACTAAAAGGCAAGCGCAGTCCATGCTGGTCTTTAGGGCATAGCAACAGTCCCCTGTTGGCGATGAGCCATTGTTGGTACTCCCAGTTATATAATTCAAGCATGGAGTTAAGGTGCTAAGCTTTGAGGCTGTGCATGGTGTACTAATCTGCCCATTAACTGAAATTAGCAGTGAAATGAGTACTACAAGAACTGAAAGAAAGGGCTTGCAGGGTTCCATGATCTTGACCAATTAGGCAACCAATGGTCTTCGATAGAAGACTCTGGAATACTACTGCTTGGTCTGAAAACTGAGTTGGGTTTTGGGTGAAACTGAGGAGGCAGTTTATATTTTACTTACTTGGGGCTTAAACTATTAAAAAGTGGGTTTAGGTGGGTTTTGGAGTTGAACTACTCTTAACTAATTTTTTTCATGATTAGAGGAATCGGTTACTTGTAGAATTTGTTTTTTCATGGGGCGACGCAAGCTCTAGCTGTTGGCTTGATTCTGTGAAATGTGAATGCAAATCCTGTGGCAAAGTACTTGTATTAGTCTTTATCGTATCTGAGTTCATAACtctaattaataatttttttttattttttagaatacATAACTCTAATAAATTAGACATTATGTTCAAGAAAATGCTTGGCATACAAAATTTGTTTTGTAGATATTGTATCACTACAAGACACATATTCtattacaaagaaaaaaaataaaaaactattaCAAAGAAATAAAGGTGATAGTGAATATGAACTAAAATATTGAGACATTATATGCCTATTAACTAGCTTCGTGTTACTTTCCACATTACTAAGATATCGAGTTTGATCAGCATCCAAGCTCAAAATATTGATTTAGACAATAAAATTCCCATACTATttggtggaaaaaaaaattacatactTCCATGATGTAAGATTGTTATTGGGTCAATCGATCTAAGATACAGGTTTGAAATGAAAATGGGcatactcttttcttttctttttcttttttggggtcAATGG
Coding sequences:
- the LOC112173707 gene encoding non-specific lipid transfer protein GPI-anchored 16 isoform X1, which translates into the protein MEPCKPFLSVLVVLISLLISVNGQISTPCTASKLSTLTPCLNYITGSTNNGSSPTGDCCYALKTSMDCACLLVTANVPIQLPINRTLALSLPKACKMGSVPLQCKASATPLAAPGPSLLGPTISPTAADSPLSPRAASKAVATGPAPQSEAESPSVEPEAPTTAINRPLLTPTAASSLSFVSPQPLLLIVLGIMVYKSY
- the LOC112173707 gene encoding non-specific lipid transfer protein GPI-anchored 16 isoform X2 encodes the protein MEPCKPFLSVLVVLISLLISVNGQISTPCTASKLSTLTPCLNYITGSTNNGSSPTGDCCYALKTSMDCACLLVTANVPIQLPINRTLALSLPKACKMGSVPLQCKASATPLAAPGPSLLGPTISPTAADSPLSPRASKAVATGPAPQSEAESPSVEPEAPTTAINRPLLTPTAASSLSFVSPQPLLLIVLGIMVYKSY